Proteins co-encoded in one Merismopedia glauca CCAP 1448/3 genomic window:
- the lptC gene encoding LPS export ABC transporter periplasmic protein LptC codes for MQLNCIFVFPSMCCAQAKSTFFLILSAIAVGCSSPNPTPVPVTPTPTPEPKLEGNISLKKLVLEQTDEKGLPLWKIKAQTANYSQDRQKALVNIPEGTLFQDGKLVLEVSAKEGEIWEDGKQVFLKGDIVATDPRNGAVLRGQELEWRPKEDLLIVRNNVTGTHPQIQAKAKSGRYLTRTQKLELTGDIIATSKDPSLQLKTQHLIWQIPNQLVTADKPLEVQRYQQNQFSDRIVGNSGVVNLKTKTATLKQNVQLVSIDPPIQINGNSANWNLNTQKVTSDLPLKIWHRQEQVLVTANRGEVNLQQKTAVLTGKAVAIANRNQARLSTNQIEWNIATQLLKTNSQVIYQQSNPPLKLTGSSGVGKLQDQTFVVSGGNNQRVVTEIIP; via the coding sequence GTGCAGTTAAATTGTATATTTGTTTTCCCTTCTATGTGCTGCGCGCAGGCTAAGTCAACCTTCTTCCTTATACTAAGTGCGATCGCTGTCGGTTGTAGCAGTCCTAATCCTACTCCAGTTCCTGTTACCCCAACTCCTACCCCAGAACCCAAACTAGAAGGGAATATCTCACTTAAAAAACTAGTTTTGGAACAAACTGATGAGAAAGGACTTCCTTTATGGAAAATAAAAGCTCAGACAGCTAATTACAGTCAAGATCGCCAAAAAGCATTGGTCAACATCCCTGAAGGTACTTTATTTCAAGATGGCAAACTAGTTTTAGAAGTCAGCGCCAAAGAGGGAGAAATCTGGGAAGATGGCAAGCAGGTATTCTTAAAAGGGGATATAGTAGCTACAGATCCTCGTAATGGCGCAGTTTTGCGTGGTCAAGAACTAGAATGGCGACCTAAAGAGGATTTGCTCATTGTGCGTAATAACGTCACCGGAACCCATCCCCAAATCCAAGCTAAAGCTAAAAGTGGGCGATATTTAACTCGAACTCAGAAATTGGAGTTAACAGGGGATATTATTGCCACATCTAAAGATCCGAGTTTACAACTAAAAACCCAACATTTGATCTGGCAAATTCCCAACCAATTGGTTACAGCAGATAAACCTTTAGAAGTTCAACGTTACCAGCAAAACCAATTTAGCGATCGCATTGTGGGTAATAGTGGGGTAGTAAATTTAAAAACCAAAACCGCTACCCTCAAGCAAAATGTCCAATTAGTATCAATCGATCCACCCATTCAAATTAACGGTAATTCCGCTAATTGGAACTTAAATACCCAAAAAGTCACCAGCGATCTACCCCTGAAAATTTGGCATCGTCAAGAACAGGTTTTAGTCACAGCGAATCGCGGTGAAGTCAACTTGCAGCAAAAAACGGCTGTACTAACTGGTAAAGCCGTAGCTATCGCCAATCGCAACCAAGCTAGACTCTCAACTAATCAGATTGAGTGGAACATTGCGACTCAGCTTCTGAAGACAAATAGTCAAGTTATCTATCAACAATCTAATCCCCCTTTAAAACTTACAGGTTCATCGGGAGTCGGAAAGCTACAAGATCAAACCTTTGTCGTTTCTGGGGGTAATAATCAAAGGGTAGTCACCGAAATTATTCCCTAA
- the cofH gene encoding 7,8-didemethyl-8-hydroxy-5-deazariboflavin synthase subunit CofH — translation MLASHRLTVEAILDRAGEGNDLSGAEGLVLLQQTDPEAIAKIRQTADYLREKQVGNVVTYVINRNINFTNICEQHCSFCAFRRDADEDGAYWLDISQILEKATDGVQRGATEICMQGGLNLKAKIKGKSLSYYLHLMESLKTAFPKLHLHAFSPQEVQFIAREDSISYAEVITSLRDAGVGSMPGTAAEVLVDRVRKIICPEKIDTATWLEIVATAHRLGVPTTSTMLCGQIETAEEQIIHLEKLRSLQQKSLNSGYSAHITEFILLPFVGQEAPKPLRNRVGRDQPILSDTLLLNAVSRIFLGNWIVNHQPSWVKIGLAGATEALKWGCNDIGGTLMEEHITTMAGAQGGTCMEVPDLQQAITSLNRPYRQRDTLYGRIQKT, via the coding sequence ATGTTGGCATCGCATCGCTTAACTGTCGAAGCAATTCTCGATCGCGCTGGTGAGGGAAATGACTTATCTGGTGCGGAAGGATTAGTGTTATTACAACAAACCGATCCCGAAGCGATCGCCAAAATTAGGCAAACCGCAGACTATCTCCGAGAAAAACAAGTCGGGAACGTAGTGACTTATGTCATCAATCGCAATATCAACTTTACTAATATTTGCGAACAACATTGTAGCTTTTGTGCCTTTCGGAGAGATGCGGATGAAGATGGGGCATATTGGCTTGATATTAGTCAAATATTGGAAAAAGCAACCGATGGTGTCCAGCGCGGTGCAACTGAAATTTGTATGCAAGGCGGATTGAACTTAAAAGCCAAAATTAAGGGAAAATCTCTGTCTTATTACCTGCATTTAATGGAAAGCTTAAAAACAGCCTTCCCTAAACTACATTTACACGCCTTTTCACCCCAAGAAGTCCAGTTTATTGCCAGAGAAGACAGTATTAGTTATGCAGAAGTCATTACTAGTTTACGAGATGCTGGTGTGGGTTCCATGCCAGGAACCGCCGCCGAAGTCTTAGTAGATCGAGTCAGAAAGATAATTTGTCCCGAAAAAATCGATACAGCTACCTGGTTAGAAATAGTCGCAACCGCGCACCGTTTGGGGGTTCCCACCACTAGCACCATGCTGTGCGGACAGATCGAGACTGCTGAAGAACAGATAATACATTTAGAGAAACTGCGATCGCTCCAACAAAAATCTCTCAATAGCGGTTATTCAGCCCATATTACTGAATTCATTTTACTTCCCTTTGTCGGTCAAGAAGCTCCCAAACCCCTTCGCAACCGAGTTGGTCGAGATCAGCCTATTTTATCAGATACATTGCTCTTAAATGCTGTATCTCGGATATTTTTGGGCAATTGGATCGTCAATCACCAACCTAGCTGGGTAAAAATCGGTTTAGCTGGAGCTACCGAAGCTTTAAAATGGGGGTGTAACGACATCGGCGGTACGTTGATGGAAGAACACATTACTACAATGGCAGGAGCGCAAGGCGGAACTTGTATGGAAGTACCCGATCTGCAACAAGCGATAACCTCTTTAAATCGCCCCTATCGCCAGCGAGATACCCTTTATGGCAGGATTCAGAAGACGTAA
- a CDS encoding glycosyltransferase family 39 protein, translated as MRYFSTHKILQPHWWLILWVVIGASCRFWNLTAKPVWIDEFATMVFSLGHRFTQVPINRVISLDELIAPLKIAPVASSWDVAQVVVTDDLHPPIYFVLANWWLHLFPATPDGYLSVWVARSLPAIFGVISILGMYLLGKVAFKSELVAQLAAAFIAVSPYGIFIAQEARHYTLGVLLIIASLICLAIALHHLSNSTSIPIWWVLRWIVINILALFTHYFASISLAAQGLVLLWLLVRQWLYLGAIPPFNRQYWFRIILVALGTGTGVIGWIKVWVQNYDSQLSAWIKGNPPFVLWLINPIVQLAASIITMLCLLPVEAPQLWIIIASGLVMLLFLLWILPLLNRGLKYQWKEATTGLIAQAFTGFVGCAIALFWLVTYVLGYDITRGARYSFAYFPGVILLIAISLAGVWRLNLTQTRFIKQKWQLPINSRQAIVIVWIMGLLGAMTVSNNLGYRKYYQPELFIPQLQTSTSSQILIATTHNTLIQTGEMMGIAWEWRRTKGVSQPPQFLLAHQDTKECVSYDCEATKLLQATVAKIPKPLDLWLVNFNSPKVLDEQKCINVSQGGFYGYGYEHFQCGTAQKS; from the coding sequence TTGCGTTATTTCTCAACTCATAAAATATTACAGCCTCACTGGTGGTTAATTCTGTGGGTAGTGATTGGTGCTAGCTGTCGCTTCTGGAATCTGACAGCAAAACCCGTGTGGATCGATGAATTTGCCACTATGGTATTTAGTTTAGGTCATAGATTTACGCAAGTACCAATTAATCGCGTTATTTCTCTAGATGAGTTAATCGCGCCTTTAAAGATTGCACCAGTTGCTAGTAGCTGGGATGTAGCGCAGGTAGTAGTTACAGATGATTTACACCCGCCGATCTATTTTGTGTTGGCTAATTGGTGGTTGCATTTGTTTCCTGCAACACCAGATGGTTACCTGTCTGTATGGGTGGCGCGATCGCTTCCTGCTATTTTTGGAGTAATCTCGATTTTAGGAATGTATTTGCTGGGAAAAGTTGCCTTTAAATCGGAATTAGTGGCACAATTGGCGGCTGCATTCATCGCAGTTTCTCCTTATGGCATATTTATCGCTCAAGAAGCACGTCACTACACCTTGGGAGTTTTGTTGATTATTGCTTCCTTAATATGTTTAGCGATCGCTCTGCATCACCTTTCCAACTCTACTTCTATCCCGATTTGGTGGGTTTTAAGATGGATAGTTATCAATATTTTAGCTTTATTCACTCACTACTTTGCTTCTATTAGTCTAGCGGCTCAAGGGTTGGTTTTACTGTGGTTATTGGTCAGGCAATGGCTATATTTGGGAGCCATTCCCCCATTCAATCGCCAGTATTGGTTCAGAATTATTTTAGTAGCCTTGGGAACTGGTACTGGAGTAATTGGCTGGATCAAGGTTTGGGTACAGAATTACGACAGTCAACTTTCTGCTTGGATTAAGGGAAACCCACCCTTTGTTTTATGGTTAATTAATCCGATTGTGCAACTGGCGGCGAGTATCATCACAATGCTGTGCTTGTTACCTGTAGAAGCGCCGCAATTATGGATAATTATCGCTTCAGGGTTGGTAATGCTCCTGTTTTTACTGTGGATATTGCCTTTACTGAATCGGGGATTAAAATACCAATGGAAAGAAGCGACAACAGGATTAATTGCTCAAGCTTTTACGGGGTTTGTCGGGTGTGCGATCGCTCTTTTTTGGCTAGTCACCTACGTTTTGGGTTATGACATTACTAGGGGTGCAAGATATAGTTTTGCTTACTTTCCAGGAGTAATTTTGCTAATTGCTATTAGTTTAGCTGGGGTATGGCGACTTAATCTCACTCAAACTCGGTTTATCAAGCAAAAATGGCAGTTACCCATTAATAGCAGACAAGCGATCGTGATCGTCTGGATAATGGGATTACTCGGTGCTATGACAGTTAGCAATAATTTAGGATATCGCAAATATTATCAACCAGAATTATTCATTCCCCAACTCCAGACATCTACTAGTTCCCAAATTCTTATCGCTACTACTCATAACACCTTAATTCAAACTGGAGAAATGATGGGAATCGCTTGGGAATGGCGACGCACCAAAGGGGTTAGCCAACCTCCACAGTTTTTGTTGGCGCACCAAGACACTAAAGAGTGTGTCAGCTACGATTGCGAGGCGACTAAGCTTTTACAAGCTACTGTAGCCAAAATACCCAAACCCCTAGATTTGTGGTTAGTCAACTTCAACTCACCCAAAGTCTTAGATGAGCAAAAATGCATTAATGTCAGCCAAGGGGGTTTTTATGGCTATGGATACGAGCATTTCCAATGTGGAACTGCCCAAAAATCATAA
- a CDS encoding Uma2 family endonuclease, whose translation MTTTVKKLSFTEFLEEYPDGCGIYELVDGEIVQVEATRAHKNVARFLLFAFNDEIRRLELDYIVDKDVVIKTMTAEGKERGRNPDVSVVSASLWNANALAYGAILEPLQLAVEVVSTNWEDDYIDKLDEYQRLGISEYWIVDYLAIASRSYLGYPKVPTISIYQLQGNQYQVQRYIGSDRIMSPTFPDLALTVEQIINSSQIQKL comes from the coding sequence ATGACTACTACAGTTAAAAAACTCTCTTTTACAGAATTTCTCGAAGAGTACCCAGATGGCTGCGGCATTTACGAACTGGTAGATGGAGAAATTGTTCAGGTGGAAGCAACTAGAGCGCACAAGAATGTGGCAAGATTTTTGCTGTTTGCCTTTAATGATGAAATTAGGCGTTTAGAACTAGACTATATCGTTGACAAAGATGTAGTTATTAAAACTATGACTGCTGAGGGGAAAGAACGAGGCAGAAACCCAGATGTCAGCGTCGTCAGTGCTTCTTTATGGAATGCTAATGCCTTAGCCTATGGAGCCATTTTAGAACCTTTGCAGCTAGCTGTAGAAGTTGTTTCCACCAACTGGGAAGATGACTACATAGATAAACTAGATGAGTACCAACGTTTGGGTATTTCTGAGTATTGGATTGTAGATTATCTAGCTATTGCTAGTCGCAGCTATCTTGGTTATCCTAAAGTCCCAACAATTTCTATTTACCAGTTACAGGGAAATCAATATCAAGTACAACGTTATATAGGCAGCGATCGCATTATGTCTCCTACTTTCCCAGATTTAGCATTAACTGTCGAGCAAATTATCAACAGCAGTCAGATCCAGAAGCTTTAA
- a CDS encoding iron uptake porin, translating into MSKVLWKSLLLSPTLVAVSLLGTSSAFAAQPVEEIPAVQASENQIAQSNPFGTPSNEQQPAPTNTQNLDQMLRYSNEGNGNTEAQVTNVSQFSDVQSTDWAYEALSRVVEKYGCLQGYPDGTYRGKRALSRYEFAAGLNACLRQIEALIEAKGQNYVTKDDFEALQRLVEEFRTELATLGSRVDNLEGRVTFLEEHQFSTTTKLAGEAIFAYTDTLDNKATPGIFGDRVRLDLRTSFTGKDVLHTRLAAGNLANPIGSYYGIDTREGGQTFELSPGENNDIKLDWLAYYGQLNDNVKFYIAATGGIHSDYTNTNNPYFEDYDGGNGALSNFASESPIYRIGGGAGAAVKFNLGPAGISLGYLGENANNPTNTLNNNNGLFNGEYAALAQADFNLNDRFGLGLTYVRGRHVDGEIYDLGGGRGVVGTAQANRGGIPFGSDFNTNSYGLTASFRPSSSLSFSGFVMKTDAKGDVAGTEVKGDIWSYGVGVALPNFGKQGNVLGVFAGVEPTLRGLKVGGNQTNFGPRDNAYHVEAFYKYQLTDNISITPGVIWLSNPAQNSNNDSAIIGTLRTTFTF; encoded by the coding sequence ATGTCTAAGGTATTATGGAAATCATTGCTACTAAGTCCAACTTTGGTAGCCGTCAGTCTATTAGGAACTAGCAGCGCATTTGCTGCTCAACCAGTAGAAGAAATTCCAGCAGTCCAAGCATCAGAAAATCAGATTGCTCAGTCTAACCCATTTGGGACACCTAGCAACGAGCAACAGCCAGCGCCAACCAACACCCAAAACCTTGACCAAATGTTGCGCTACAGCAACGAAGGTAATGGGAATACAGAGGCTCAAGTTACCAACGTCTCTCAATTTAGCGACGTTCAATCTACCGACTGGGCTTATGAAGCTTTATCTCGGGTAGTTGAGAAATATGGTTGCTTGCAAGGTTACCCCGATGGAACCTACCGTGGTAAACGCGCCCTGTCTCGTTACGAGTTCGCTGCTGGTTTAAATGCTTGCTTGCGTCAAATTGAAGCTTTAATCGAAGCCAAGGGTCAAAACTACGTCACCAAAGACGATTTTGAAGCTCTACAACGTTTAGTTGAAGAATTCCGCACCGAACTAGCTACCCTCGGTAGCCGTGTAGATAACTTAGAAGGTAGAGTCACCTTCTTAGAAGAACACCAGTTCTCTACCACCACCAAGTTAGCTGGGGAAGCAATCTTTGCTTACACCGATACTTTGGATAACAAGGCTACTCCTGGTATCTTTGGGGACAGAGTTCGCTTAGACTTACGGACTAGCTTCACTGGTAAGGATGTGTTGCACACCCGCTTAGCGGCTGGCAACTTAGCCAACCCAATCGGAAGTTACTATGGAATAGATACTCGTGAAGGTGGTCAAACCTTTGAATTAAGCCCTGGTGAAAACAACGACATCAAACTTGATTGGTTAGCGTACTACGGTCAGCTAAATGACAATGTTAAGTTCTACATAGCAGCTACTGGTGGTATTCACAGCGATTATACCAACACTAACAACCCCTACTTTGAAGACTACGACGGTGGTAATGGTGCCCTGTCCAACTTCGCTAGCGAAAGCCCAATCTACCGGATTGGTGGTGGTGCTGGTGCAGCAGTCAAGTTTAATCTAGGTCCTGCTGGTATCAGCTTGGGTTATTTAGGAGAAAATGCTAATAATCCAACTAACACCCTGAATAACAATAATGGTTTGTTTAACGGTGAATACGCTGCGTTGGCTCAAGCAGACTTTAACTTGAACGACAGGTTCGGTTTAGGTTTAACCTATGTCCGTGGTCGTCACGTTGATGGTGAAATCTACGACTTAGGCGGTGGTAGAGGAGTTGTAGGTACTGCTCAAGCTAACCGTGGAGGAATTCCATTCGGTTCCGACTTCAATACCAATTCTTATGGCTTAACTGCCTCCTTCCGTCCATCTAGCAGCTTGTCTTTCAGTGGCTTTGTCATGAAGACAGATGCAAAGGGAGATGTGGCTGGGACTGAAGTCAAAGGAGACATCTGGAGCTATGGCGTAGGTGTAGCTCTACCTAACTTTGGTAAGCAAGGTAACGTCTTGGGTGTATTTGCTGGTGTTGAACCTACTCTAAGAGGCTTAAAAGTCGGTGGAAACCAAACTAATTTTGGTCCTCGTGACAACGCCTACCACGTAGAAGCCTTCTACAAATACCAACTCACCGATAACATCTCAATCACCCCTGGTGTGATTTGGTTGAGCAATCCTGCTCAAAATAGCAACAATGACAGTGCTATCATCGGTACTTTGAGAACTACCTTTACTTTCTAG